One window of the Diospyros lotus cultivar Yz01 chromosome 12, ASM1463336v1, whole genome shotgun sequence genome contains the following:
- the LOC127787377 gene encoding putative ABC transporter C family member 15: protein MLWEAMLNSSLVTGLKTLQYWSRWQQLNSPCLWDEATSILQIVFLGILLLHFIWKAVDLLCKRRKEVVAVAKHPSDVKYGLSYKVSIACSVLEMGTHLTVLLQQQKQSWPQCKFTVPILSPEIRQIIIWAITLLTLFQIHSSKHIKFPWVLRTWWACSFLFSCGHATLDVYFTITNHDKIRLNTFLDFVDLLASTCLLGISVRGKAGTVFNITNGITDPLLNVKKTEKPSESKKNCLYGKATVFQLISFSWLNPLFAIGIKKPLDQDEVPDVDTKDSAAFLSHFLDECLKHIEEKDRTRRPSIYKAMVLFIRKKAAINASFAVVSAGASYVGPYLIDGFVNFLNEKKSENFWSGYLIALGFLGAKMVETTAQRQWIFGARQLGLRLRAALTSHIYRKGLLLSSQSRQSRTSGEIINYMSVDVQRISDFMWYLNTIWQLPVQISLAVLVLHTHLGLGSVVALGATLAVMACNIPMTRLQKRYQSEIMKAKDERMKGTSEVLRNLRILKLQAWDSRYLHKLENLRRIEYDWIWKSLRLSAVSSFIFWGSPTFISVVTFGACALMGIPLTAGRVLSALATFRMLQDPIFSLPELLSTIAQSKVSADRVASYLQLEDEIKLEDIEFVTKDETEFEVEIKDGTFSWGRDAGPSRPTIDGIQLQVKRGMKVAICGAVGSGKSSLLSCILGEMTKLSGTVKISGTKAYVPQSPWILSGTVRDNILFRNHFDCAKYERTVKACALMKDFELFPAGDATEIGERGINMSGGQKQRIQIARAVYHDADIYLLDDPFSAVDAHTGTQLFEDCLMGVLKDKTVLYVTHQVEFLPAADLILVMKNGRIAQSGTFEEVLKQKQNIGFEVLVGAHSRALECVLRAGSSNRTSRTEVAEDNSSKDITPKHGPGHNSSCIERKKVEARLVQDEEREKGSIGRQVYWSYLTTVKRGALVPIIILAQSMFQGLQIGSNYWMAWACPAGGTEPIAGINFVLLVYTLVAVGGSACVFIRALLVAVAGILTSQKLFTNMLHSIFRAPMAFFDSTPTGRILNRASTDQSVLDLEMPNRLGWCAFSVIQLLGTIAVMSQVAWQVFVIFIPVTAICIWYQRYYTPTARELARLAGIQLAPILQHFGESISGAATIRAFEQKDRFIDTNLSLIDRHSRSWFHNVSTMEWLSFRLNQLSNFVFAFSLVVLVTLPEGMINPSIAGLAVTYGINLNVLQATVIWCICNAENKMISVERILQYSNITSEAPLVIEDCRPPNDWPQIGTIRFINLEIRYAEHLPSVLKHITCTFPGKKKVGIVGRTGSGKSTLIQGIFRIVEPREGSVIIDDIDVSKIGLHDLRSRLSIIPQDPTMFEGTVRGNLDPLEQYSDNDIWQVLDKCQLGAVVHANEEKLDSKVVENGENWSVGQRQLICLGRALLKKSNILVLDEATASVDSATDGVIQKIIRHEFGDRTIVTIAHRIHTVIDSDLVLVLDEGRIAEFDTPTKLLERGESFFSRLIKEYSMRSQNFNSLAKLHN, encoded by the exons ATGCTTTGGGAAGCAATGTTGAACTCCAGCTTGGTAACAG GTCTCAAGACACTCCAGTACTGGTCCAGATGGCAGCAGCTAAACTCACCCTGCTTATGGGATGAAGCCACGAGCATTCTGCAAATAGTGTTCCTTGGAATCTTGTTACTCCATTTCATATGGAAAGCTGTGGACTTGTTATGCAAACGCAGAAAAGAGGTAGTGGCTGTGGCAAAACACCCCAGTGACGTAAAATATGGGCTGTCTTACAAAGTCAGCATTGCTTGCTCTGTCCTAGAAATGGGAACTCATCTCACAGTGCTGCTACAGCAGCAAAAACAAAGTTGGCCACAGTGCAAATTTACAGTTCCCATTCTTTCGCCAGAGATCAGGCAAATAATAATATGGGCGATTACATTGCTCACACTCTTCCAGATTCATAGCAGTAAGCACATCAAGTTCCCATGGGTTCTAAGGACCTGGTGGGCATGCAGCTTCTTGTTCTCATGTGGTCATGCAACCCTTGATGTTTATTTTACGATTACGAATCATGATAAAATCAGATTAAACACTTTCCTGGACTTTGTTGATCTTCTTGCATCCACCTGCCTATTGGGCATTTCAGTTCGAGGCAAGGCGGGCACTGTCTTCAACATTACAAATGGCATCACTGATCCACTTCTGAATGTAAAAAAAACTGAAAAGCCTTCAGAAAGCAAAAAGAACTGTCTTTATGGGAAAGCTACTGTATTCCAACTCATCTCCTTCTCGTGGCTGAATCCATTGTTTGCTATTGGCATCAAGAAACCCCTCGATCAAGATGAAGTACCCGATGTTGACACCAAGGACTCTGCTGCATTCCTATCCCATTTCTTGGATGAATGCCTAAAGCATATCGAGGAGAAGGATAGAACTAGAAGGCCGTCTATCTACAAGGCAATGGTTTTGTTTATCAGGAAGAAAGCGGCAATTAATGCATCTTTTGCAGTAGTAAGTGCAGGAGCATCATACGTTGGTCCATACCTTATTGATGGCTTTGTAAACTTTCTTAATGAGAAGAAATCTGAAAACTTCTGGAGTGGCTACCTCATTGCGCTGGGTTTTCTGGGAGCCAAAATGGTTGAGACGACGGCCCAGAGACAATGGATATTTGGGGCTCGCCAGCTAGGCCTTCGGCTGAGGGCTGCTCTGACATCTCACATATACCGGAAGGGGCTGCTGTTATCAAGTCAATCCCGCCAAAGCCGCACTAGTGGAGAGATAATCAACTACATGAGTGTGGATGTCCAAAGAATTTCAGACTTCATGTGGTACTTGAACACAATCTGGCAGCTGCCTGTACAAATTTCCTTAGCCGTACTGGTTTTGCACACGCATCTAGGACTAGGGTCGGTGGTGGCACTAGGCGCTACATTGGCAGTGATGGCTTGCAACATACCAATGACAAGGCTTCAGAAAAGATATCAGTCTGAGATCATGAAAGCAAAGGATGAGAGGATGAAAGGCACTTCAGAAGTTCTCAGAAACCTTAGGATTCTCAAACTTCAAGCATGGGATAGTCGATATCTTCACAAGCTAGAGAACTTGAGGAGAATAGAATATGATTGGATATGGAAGTCACTAAGGTTGTCAGCGGTTTCAAGCTTTATCTTTTGGGGATCGCCGACATTTATCTCTGTGGTGACTTTTGGAGCATGTGCTTTGATGGGAATTCCACTTACAGCGGGAAGAGTCCTGTCTGCACTGGCAACATTTCGTATGCTCCAAGACCCCATATTCAGTTTACCAGAATTACTATCCACAATTGCACAAAGCAAAGTCTCTGCGGATAGAGTCGCTTCCTAcctccaattagaagatgaaatcaagTTGGAAGACATCGAATTTGTCACCAAAGATGAAACAGAATTTGAAGTTGAGATCAAGGATGGAACTTTCAGTTGGGGTAGGGATGCTGGACCAAGTCGTCCAACTATTGATGGAATACAGCTACAAGTTAAGCGGGGGATGAAGGTGGCCATTTGTGGGGCTGTGGGATCAGGCAAGTCTAGTTTGCTTTCATGCATATTAGGAGAGATGACAAAACTGTCAGGGACAGTCAAAATTAGTGGAACTAAGGCTTATGTTCCGCAGTCCCCTTGGATACTATCAGGGACTGTCAGAGACAATATTCTCTTCAGGAATCATTTTGATTGTGCCAAGTATGAGAGAACCGTAAAAGCATGCGCTTTGATGAAAGATTTCGAGCTCTTCCCAGCTGGTGATGCAACAGAGATTGGAGAAAGAGGCATCAATATGAGTGGAGGCCAGAAGCAAAGGATACAGATTGCTCGTGCAGTGTATCACGATGCGGATATATATCTGCTCGATGACCCCTTCAGTGCCGTGGATGCCCATACGGGAACACAGCTCTTcgag GACTGCCTGATGGGGGTTCTTAAAGATAAGACCGTGCTCTACGTCACGCACCAAGTCGAGTTTCTTCCAGCAGCTGACCTTATTCTG GTGATGAAAAATGGACGAATTGCACAAAGTGGGACATTTGAAGAAGTCTTGAAACAGAAACAGAATATTGGATTTGAAGTTCTGGTTGGGGCCCATAGCCGAGCATTGGAATGTGTTCTAAGAGCTGGAAGTTCAAACAGAACATCTCGGACTGAAGTAGCTGAGGATAATTCCAGCAAAGACATCACACCAAAGCACGGCCCAGGGCACAACTCCTCCTgcatagagagaaagaaagtggAAGCCAGATTGGTGCAggatgaagagagagaaaaaggaagcATTGGGAGACAAGTTTATTGGTCTTACCTAACCACTGTGAAGCGTGGCGCCTTAGTTCCAATCATCATTCTAGCTCAGTCGATGTTCCAAGGACTACAGATTGGCAGTAATTACTGGATGGCATGGGCTTGTCCTGCAGGCGGCACAGAACCAATAGCCGGCATAAATTTTGTACTCCTAGTTTACACACTCGTTGCTGTTGGAGGTTCAGCTTGTGTGTTTATTCGAGCCCTGCTAGTGGCAGTGGCCGGAATTTTGACATCACAGAAGCTCTTCACTAACATGCTTCATAGTATCTTCCGTGCTCCTATGGCTTTCTTCGACTCGACCCCAACTGGGAGAATATTAAACCGG GCATCTACAGATCAAAGTGTACTCGACTTGGAGATGCCAAACCGACTAGGTTGGTGTGCTTTCTCTGTAATTCAGCTTCTGGGGACTATTGCTGTCATGTCACAGGTAGCATGGCAAGTATTCGTCATCTTCATTCCCGTAACAGCAATCTGCATTTGGTACCAG CGATATTACACCCCAACTGCAAGAGAACTGGCCCGATTAGCAGGAATACAACTAGCTCCGATTCTCCAACACTTCGGAGAATCAATCTCAGGAGCGGCAACAATCCGTGCTTTTGAGCAAAAAGACCGCTTCATCGACACAAATCTCAGCCTCATTGACAGACACTCGAGGTCATGGTTCCATAATGTGTCAACAATGGAATGGCTTTCCTTCAGACTGAACCAGTTATCTAACTTCGTTTTCGCCTTCTCCCTTGTTGTGCTCGTGACTCTTCCAGAAGGAATGATCAATCCAA GTATTGCAGGGTTGGCAGTAACATATGGTATTAACCTTAATGTTCTTCAAGCTACGGTTATATGGTGCATATGCAACGCAGAAAATAAGATGATATCAGTCGAAAGAATTCTACAATACTCGAACATCACCAGTGAAGCACCCCTGGTGATTGAAGATTGCAGACCGCCAAACGACTGGCCACAGATTGGAACGATTCGTTTCATAAACTTGGAA ATTCGTTACGCAGAGCATCTCCCATCCGTATTGAAACACATTACTTGCACATTtccgggaaaaaaaaaagttggtaTTGTAGGGAGAACTGGGAGTGGGAAATCTACACTCATACAGGGCATTTTTCGAATCGTTGAACCAAGAGAGGGAAGCGTTATAATTGATGACATAGATGTTTCCAAGATAGGCCTCCATGATCTGAGATCAAGGCTAAGCATCATACCACAAGACCCAACAATGTTTGAGGGTACAGTCAGAGGAAACCTCGACCCGCTAGAGCAATACTCTGACAATGACATATGGCAG GTTCTCGATAAATGTCAGCTAGGCGCTGTGGTGCATGCAAATGAAGAGAAGCTAGATTCCAAAG TGGTTGAAAATGGAGAAAACTGGAGTGTGGGCCAAAGGCAGTTGATCTGCCTGGGAAGAGCTTTGCTGAAGAAAAGCAACATTCTTGTTCTGGATGAAGCGACAGCATCGGTTGATTCAGCGACTGATGGAGTGATACAGAAGATTATCCGTCATGAGTTTGGAGATCGAACAATTGTCACAATAGCTCACAGAATTCACACAGTTATAGACAGTGACCTTGTGTTGGTCCTTGATGAAG GAAGAATAGCAGAGTTTGATACGCCGACAAAGCTACTAGAAAGAGGGGAATCCTTCTTCTCAAGATTGATAAAGGAGTATTCCATGCGATCACAGAATTTCAACAGCTTAGCAAAGTTGCATAACTGA